One region of Desulfovibrio aminophilus DSM 12254 genomic DNA includes:
- a CDS encoding plasmid mobilization protein, which produces MARPKKQSRLEHTVGVRLSLHDYSEAQVRAMTYGLPVSAWLREAAFGRRLAKARPAVNHEVWGLLGRLIATVKSPVLGPARSRDSGLEVQLLQYPPAIFRFWRQETDEDI; this is translated from the coding sequence ATGGCTCGACCGAAGAAGCAAAGCCGGTTGGAACACACGGTCGGTGTGCGCCTGAGTCTGCATGATTATTCGGAGGCTCAAGTACGAGCCATGACATACGGCTTGCCGGTATCCGCGTGGTTGCGCGAGGCCGCGTTTGGTCGTCGCTTGGCGAAGGCGCGGCCAGCGGTGAATCACGAGGTATGGGGACTGTTGGGGAGGCTTATAGCGACTGTAAAGTCCCCTGTTCTAGGGCCAGCTAGGAGTAGAGACTCTGGGTTGGAGGTTCAACTTCTACAATACCCGCCAGCCATATTCCGTTTTTGGCGGCAAGAAACCGATGAAGATATATGA